In Populus alba chromosome 1, ASM523922v2, whole genome shotgun sequence, a single window of DNA contains:
- the LOC118047092 gene encoding putative disease resistance RPP13-like protein 1 has product MTEEPQAAGTSLVGKLICCCLLNPSPVMDTRNEEISSRSRNLENRACGERHHRSAGKRITPTTSLLDRSKVYGRKKDKEFILELLLEREEASNGRVCVVAIGGEEGVGKTTLAQLVYNDSTVANAFDLRAWVFDSEDFDVRSITETILHEVTKDQACKLSGDLNVLQVKLRERLSGKRSLIVLDDACNVGYDQWDLLRQPFAGSEVKIVVTTRNNSVPRIMAAISTRHLEVLSDDDCLSVFLDHAPPELKFDADPKQQAIVAKIASKCNGLPQAAKYLGGRLRSAHCTQWEKIYISNCEIFEDEWQGLTRLITR; this is encoded by the coding sequence ATGACCGAAGAGCCTCAAGCTGCAGGCACAAGTTTGGTAGGGAAATTGATCTGTTGTTGTTTGTTAAATCCAAGTCCTGTTATGGATACCAGGAATGAGGAAATTAGTTCAAGATCAAGAAATTTGGAAAACCGTGCTTGTGGAGAGAGGCACCATAGATCAGCAGGTAAAAGAATTACTCCCACAACTTCTTTGCTTGATAGATCTAAGGTTTATGGTAGAAAGAAGGACAAAGAGTTCATTCTTGAATTGTTACTGGAGAGAGAAGAAGCTAGCAATGGTAGAGTTTGTGTGGTTGCCATAGGTGGGGAGGAAGGAGTTGGCAAGACCACTCTAGCCCAGCTTGTGTACAACGATTCCACAGTGGCCAACGCTTTTGATTTGAGAGCTTGGGTTTTTGATTCAGAAGATTTTGATGTTCGGAGCATAACTGAGACAATCCTCCATGAAGTTACCAAGGATCAGGCCTGTAAGCTCAGTGGAGATTTGAATGTTCTTCAGGTGAAGCTAAGAGAGAGACTTTCTGGGAAGAGAAGTTTAATCGTGTTAGATGATGCTTGCAATGTGGGCTATGACCAATGGGATCTTCTACGCCAACCCTTTGCTGGTTCTGAAGTTAAAATAGTTGTCACCACGCGAAACAACAGCGTCCCACGAATCATGGCTGCCATTTCCACTCGCCATCTGGAGGTGTTATCAGATGACGATTGTCTTTcagtgtttttagatcatgcACCGCCAGAACTGAAGTTCGACGCAGATCCGAAGCAGCAAGCAATAGTGGCAAAAATAGCAAGCAAATGTAATGGCTTACCACAGGCTGCAAAATATCTGGGGGGAAGACTGCGCTCTGCTCACTGTACTCAATGGGAGAAGATATATATATCGAATTGTGAGATATTTGAGGATGAGTGGCAGGGACTGACAAGATTAATAACACGATAA
- the LOC118047104 gene encoding putative disease resistance RPP13-like protein 1, with protein MWDISALRLSYYHLPSHLKQLFVFCSILPKDYEFYKDELVLLWMAQGFLPDAGGKKQMEDFYSCFNELLSRLFFQRSSSNEHRYLMHHLISDLAQSIAGETCVNSNDKQENNKVFPNPEKTRHMSFTRRTYEVLQRFKDLGKLKRLRTFIALRLYSSPWAAYCYLSKNVLHKALLKLRGVRVLSLSGYCITELPNSIGDLKQLRYLNFSQTKIKRLPESVSTLINLQTLKLYGCRKLNKLPQGTGNLINLCHLDITDTDNLLEMPSWMGNLTGLQKLSKFIVGEEGCGIEELRGLQNLEGRLSIMALHNVIDARHAVHANLRGKHNLDELELEWFKSDIKDKGRQYQMLVLDSVKPQHQLLVLDSLQPHTNLKELKISFYGGTEFPSWVGHPSFSEIVHLKLSCCRKCTVLPPLGRLPLLRDLCIQGLDAVETVGPEFYGYGSSVKPFPSLKTLTFEDMQEWKSWSAAGVDGEAEEEFTSLSELTLWNCPKLHGKFPSCLPSCVKITIGKCPILVDSDEKLPVHSELKLEECDEVTPKCMFYNPSLITLKLGSMSRLTCLEGQFLRSLGALKVLMISDFPELTYLWQKGTELENFEHPQFVSLTEIGMPSTRKSSKLSGCGKLDLLPIHRVHMLLSLEDLCIESCPNLVSIPEVGLLSSLRHLVLRDCKALGSLPDGMSSCPLECLEIEECPSLKCFPGGMLPLTLKGLKIRYCTELKSLPEGLMHNKNGSGTLCHFEHLEIIGCPSLTSFPDGKLPPRLKTLKIWDCSQLKPLSEMMLHDNMSLEYVAISDCEVLSSFPECIGSFKHLSELNLSNCSALKFIPGDGFSLANLRTLTIYNCKNLESLPKAMRKLTSLQELTICSCPALKAFPKGDMPPNLTSLEIWDCDGLDGCLSEWNLQSLAFLRDFSIAGGCFSDTVSFPDEKWLLPTTLTSVWIGRLPNLESLSMQLQSLAVVGELLGEERLFQGDEELVVKLKPQSCCLYVQLGNSATLDAGKDGELMNGKITSRSY; from the exons ATGTGGGATATATCAGCCTTGAGGTTGAGCTACTATCATCTTCCTTCACATTTGAAGCAATTGTTTGTTTTCTGTTCTATACTTCCAAAAGACTATGAATTCTATAAGGATGAATTAGTGTTGTTATGGATGGCCCAAGGATTTCTGCCAGATGCAGGAGGAAAGAAGCAGATGGAAGACTTCTATTCTTGTTTTAATGAGTTATTATCAAGATTGTTTTTCCAGCGATCAAGCAGCAATGAACATCGTTATCTGATGCATCATCTCATCAGTGATCTGGCTCAATCTATTGCTGGAGAAACGTGTGTCAATTCAAATGATAAGCAGGAAAATAACAAGGTCTTTCCAAATCCTGAAAAGACTCGCCATATGTCATTCACTCGTCGTACATACGAGGTCCTGCAGAGGTTCAAAGACCTGGGTAAACTGAAGCGTCTGCGAACTTTCATTGCATTGCGACTTTACTCTTCACCTTGGGCTGCATATTGCTACTTGAGTAAAAATGTATTACATAAGGCGCTGTTAAAATTGAGAGGCGTAAGAGTTCTTTCATTGAGTGGTTATTGCATTACAGAGCTACCAAATTCAATTGGTGATTTGAAGCAGTTACGTTACCTTAATTTCTCTCAAACTAAGATTAAGCGGTTGCCTGAATCTGTGAGCACTCTCATAAACTTGCAGACTCTCAAATTATATGGATGCAGGAAGCTTAATAAACTGCCACAAGGGACTGGGAATCTTATCAATCTTTGTCATCTGGATATTACTGATACTGATAACTTACTTGAGATGCCTTCGTGGATGGGTAATTTGACAGGTCTTCAGAAATTGTCAAAGTTCATCGTAGGAGAAGAGGGCTGCGGAATTGAGGAATTAAGAGGGTTGCAGAATCTTGAAGGCCGACTTTCCATAATGGCATTGCATAATGTGATAGATGCTCGACATGCAGTTCATGCTAATTTAAGGGGCAAGCACAACCTTGATGAGTTAGAATTGGAATGGTTTAAGAGTGACATTAAAGATAAAGGCCGACAATATCAAATGCTTGTTCTTGACTCAGTAAAACCACAACATCAACTGCTTGTTCTCGACTCCCTACAACCTCATACAAACCTTAAAGAACTAAAGATTTCATTCTATGGTGGGACAGAATTTCCTTCATGGGTAGGACATCCATCATTTTCTGAAATAGTGCACTTAAAACTGTCTTGTTGCAGGAAATGCACTGTATTGCCACCACTTGGGAGGCTACCTTTACTCAGGGATCTGTGCATACAAGGCCTGGATGCTGTGGAGACTGTTGGTCCTGAGTTTTATGGATATGGTTCTTCAGTCAAGCCTTTTCCATCTCTGAAGACTTTGACATTTGAGGATATGCAGGAATGGAAATCTTGGTCCGCAGCTGGAGTTGATGGAGAAGCTGAAGAAGAATTTACTAGTCTTTCTGAGCTTACTTTATGGAATTGTCCCAAGTTGCATGGCAAGTTCCCTAGCTGTCTTCCTTCCTGTGTAAAGATTACGATTGGAAAATGCCCAATATTGGTAGATTCAGATGAAAAGCTTCCAGTGCATAGTGAACTGAAATTAGAAGAATGTGATGAGGTGACACCTAAATGCATGTTTTATAACCCCTCCCTAATCACATTGAAACTTGGGAGTATGTCAAGGCTTACTTGTTTGGAGGGCCAGTTTCTGCGTTCACTGGGAGCACTTAAAGTTCTGATGATTTCTGATTTTCCCGAACTAACCTACTTGTGGCAAAAAGGAACTGAATTAGAAAATTTTGAACATCCTCAATTTGTGTCATTGACTGAGATTGGTATGCCCAGCACTCGTAAAAGTTCAAAATTGTCAGGCTGTGGTAAGCTGGATCTTCTGCCAATCCATAGGGTGCACATGCTTTTGTCACTTGAGGATCTGTGCATTGAGTCATGTCCAAATCTTGTGTCCATTCCTGAAGTTGGACTTTTATCGTCACTGAGACATCTAGTACTTCGGGATTGCAAAGCTCTTGGATCCCTCCCTGATGGCATGAGCAGTTGTCCTCTTGAATGCTTGGAGATAGAAGAGTGTCCTTCGCTCAAATGCTTTCCAGGAGGGATGTTACCGCTGACGTTAAAAGGGTTGAAGATTCGATACTGTACAGAATTAAAGTCTCTGCCTGAGGGTTTGATGCACAACAAAAATGGCTCTGGCACCCTGTGTCATTTTGAGCACCTGGAGATCATTGGCTGTCCATCTCTCACATCCTTTCCTGATGGGAAATTACCACCTCGACTCAAGACACTAAAAATCTGGGATTGTTCCCAATTGAAGCCTCTTTCAGAAATGATGTTGCATGATAATATGTCCCTTGAATACGTAGCCATTTCAGACTGCGAAGTCCTGTCAAGCTTTCCTGAGTGCATTGGCAGCTTCAAGCATCTCTCTGAATTAAATTTAAGTAATTGTTCTGCTCTCAAGTTCATTCCAGGAGATGGCTTTTCCCTCGCTAACCTCAGAACGTTGACTATATACAATTGCAAAAATCTCGAGTCTCTACCTAAAGCGATGCGAAAACTCACATCTCTGCAAGAACTGACGATTTGTAGCTGCCCAGCTCTGAAAGCCTTTCCAAAAGGTGATATGCCTCCAAACTTGACATCGCTTGAGATCTGGGATTGTGATGGTCTCGATGGGTGCCTGTCAGAGTGGAACTTGCAAAGTCTAGCCTTCCTTAGAGATTTTAGTATCGCTGGTGGATGTTTTTCGGACACAGTTTCCTTCCCAGATGAGAAGTGGCTGCTTCCTACAACTCTAACTTCTGTTTGGATTGGAAGACTTCCAAATCTGGAATCTCTATCCATGCAGCTCCAAAGTCTTGC TGTTGTTGGGGAACTTCTAGGGGAGGAGCGGTTATTTCAGGGTGATGAAGAATTG GTTGTGAAGCTAAAGCCTCAAAG TTGCTGCTTGTACGTGCAGCTTGGAAACTCAGCTACACTTGATGCTGGAAAGGATGGAGAACTCATGAATGGAAAGATAACTTCAAGGAGCTATTAG